One Solanum lycopersicum chromosome 4, SLM_r2.1 DNA window includes the following coding sequences:
- the LOC101265128 gene encoding inactive protein kinase SELMODRAFT_444075-like isoform X1: MFPPKPQRRTQSMPRGISPNLADKVIVAVKAEKVINKTALAWALTHVVRPGDCITLLAVFSDEKSERRRFWGFPKMRGDCRSNERANSHDRIGQITESCSQMVLQFHDRIDVRVRIKAVSALCAGVVAVEAKSNAVSWVILDKKLKLELKHCMEELRCNIVVMKGSKPKVLRLNLGSSEELQTPFFSANSSPVLDSRDLQDERMKHSTPVSSPEDQRTSYIRTSLLNSLTDPNTFLLYERNPLYEGLDRETFSPVHKQSGRDHPVNDLPSFGERIITLSTVPKSQNHNHKTILWIPQNDIISDNYSAVENCKSTSLSVTSRNENKNFIGYNKNLSTQRSKLNRDTDMDYLNSSIREAVSLGRTSSIPPPLCSFCQCKAPSFGKPPKLFRYEELEEATNGFSDRNFLAEGGYGLVHKGVLRDGLVVAVKELKFIGSQAEADFRREVRVLSCAQHRNVVLLVGYCIQGNRRLFVYEFICNKSLDFHLHGTKETALDWSSRLKIAIGTARGLRYLHEDCRVGCIVHRDLRPKNILLTHDFEPLVADFGLAQLYNEWEVSEDDEHLIRTSRYLAPEYSNDGKVTEKVDVYAFGLVVLELITGRKTTDLQCYRGQHLLPGSLSPISGKGPYLSAFKNQLLDSNLTSSQLENFPYELQAMSHAAYMCLQEDPHLRPPISKVLKILEGGSAILDSNSFGSRSGYIQGPNSKNHSVSKRHSRRLSY; the protein is encoded by the exons ATGTTCCCGCCAAAACCTCAGCGCCGTACTCAGTCGATGCCACGTGGCATTTCTCCTAATCTAGCCGACAAGGTGATCGTCGCCGTGAAGGCGGAGAAGGTGATCAATAAGACGGCATTAGCTTGGGCTCTAACTCACGTTGTTCGTCCTGGCGATTGCATTACATTGCTCGCCGTGTTTTCCGATGAGAAATCAG agAGAAGAAGATTCTGGGgatttccaaaaatgagaggAGATTGCCGGAGTAATGAACGGGCGAATTCACATGATCGGATTGGACAAATCACTGAGTCTTGCTCTCAGATGGTTCTTCAATTTCACGATCGCATAGAT GTTAGGGTGCGAATTAAGGCCGTCTCAGCTTTGTGTGCTGGTGTGGTGGCAGTTGAAGCCAAAAGCAATGCAGTCAGCTGGGTCATATTGGACAA AAAATTGAAGTTAGAGCTTAAGCATTGCATGGAAGAACTTCGTTGCAACATTGTAGTGATGAAGGGTTCCAAACCGAAAGTTCTCAGGTTAAATCTAGGATCTTCAGAGGAACTACAAACTCCTTTCTTTTCTGCCAATTCCTCTCCTGTTTTGGATAGTAGAGACTTACAGGATGAAAGAATGAAGCATTCTACTCCGGTGAGCAGTCCCGAGGATCAAAGAACATCCTATATCAGAACTTCGTTGCTGAATTCATTGACGGATCCAAACACATTCCTTCTATATGAACGGAATCCCCTGTATGAAGGGCTCGATAGAGAAACATTTTCACCGGTCCACAAGCAAAGTGGGCGTGATCATCCAGTAAATGACCTTCCCTCGTTTGGGGAAAGGATAATAACTCTTTCAACTGTTCCTAAATCtcaaaatcataatcataaaacaaTCCTTTGGATTCCGCAGAATGATATCATCTCTGATAACTATTCAGCTGTAGAAAACTGCAAAAGTACCTCACTTTCAGTCACTTCtagaaatgaaaataagaattttatcGGGTACAACAAAAACCTGAGTACCCAAAGAAGCAAGTTAAATCGAGACACTGACATGGACTATCTTAACTCCAGCATCAGAGAAGCAGTCTCTTTAGGTCGAACTTCCTCGATACCTCCTCCTCTATGTTCATTCTGTCAATGTAAAGCACCATCTTTTGGAAAGCCTCCGAAACTATTTCGCTATGAAGAGCTAGAAGAAGCAACAAATGGATTCTCAGACAGAAATTTTCTAGCAGAAGGTGGGTACGGACTGGTTCATAAAGGCGTTCTAAGGGATGGATTGGTTGTTGCAGTAAAAGAGCTGAAGTTTATTGGATCTCAAGCAGAAGCTGATTTTCGTAGAGAAGTTCGAGTATTGAGCTGTGCCCAGCACAGGAATGTTGTGCTGCTGGTTGGTTACTGCATTCAGGGGAACAGGAGACTATTTGTCTATGAGTTTATATGCAACAAGTCCTTGGACTTCCATTTGCATG GAACAAAAGAAACAGCTCTAGATTGGAGCTCACGTCTTAAGATAGCTATCGGGACAGCAAGAGGCTTACGTTACCTTCATGAAGATTGCAGAGTGGGATGCATAGTTCACCGGGATCTCAGACCAAAAAACATCCTCTTGACTCACGATTTTGAACCTTTG GTTGCTGATTTTGGGCTTGCACAATTATACAATGAATGGGAAGTTTCTGAAGATGATGAACATCTAATTAGAACTTCAag GTATCTTGCCCCAGAATACTCCAATGATGGGAAGGTCACGGAAAAagttgatgtatatgcttttgGCTTGGTGGTATTGGAGTTGATAACTGGTAGAAAAACCACTGACTTGCAATGCTACAGAGGTCAGCACCTTCTTCCAGGAAGCCTTTCCCCTATATCTGGAAAGGGACCATATCTTTCAGCTTTTAAAAATCAGCTGCTCGACTCCAACTTGACGTCATCTCAGCTTGAAAACTTCCCTTATGAACTACAGGCAATGAGTCATGCTGCTTATATGTGTCTACAGGAAGATCCTCATCTGCGACCTCCCATTTCAAAG GTACTTAAAATACTAGAAGGAGGCAGTGCCATTCTTGACTCAAATTCATTTGGCAGTAGAAGTGGTTATATTCAGGGACCAAATTCTAAAAACCATTCTGTATCAAAGAGACATTCTCGCAGGCTCTCTTACTAA
- the LOC101265128 gene encoding probable serine/threonine-protein kinase PBL5 isoform X2, which translates to MLGCELRPSQLCVLVWWQLKPKAMQSAGSYWTSNSIKLKLELKHCMEELRCNIVVMKGSKPKVLRLNLGSSEELQTPFFSANSSPVLDSRDLQDERMKHSTPVSSPEDQRTSYIRTSLLNSLTDPNTFLLYERNPLYEGLDRETFSPVHKQSGRDHPVNDLPSFGERIITLSTVPKSQNHNHKTILWIPQNDIISDNYSAVENCKSTSLSVTSRNENKNFIGYNKNLSTQRSKLNRDTDMDYLNSSIREAVSLGRTSSIPPPLCSFCQCKAPSFGKPPKLFRYEELEEATNGFSDRNFLAEGGYGLVHKGVLRDGLVVAVKELKFIGSQAEADFRREVRVLSCAQHRNVVLLVGYCIQGNRRLFVYEFICNKSLDFHLHGTKETALDWSSRLKIAIGTARGLRYLHEDCRVGCIVHRDLRPKNILLTHDFEPLVADFGLAQLYNEWEVSEDDEHLIRTSRYLAPEYSNDGKVTEKVDVYAFGLVVLELITGRKTTDLQCYRGQHLLPGSLSPISGKGPYLSAFKNQLLDSNLTSSQLENFPYELQAMSHAAYMCLQEDPHLRPPISKVLKILEGGSAILDSNSFGSRSGYIQGPNSKNHSVSKRHSRRLSY; encoded by the exons AT GTTAGGGTGCGAATTAAGGCCGTCTCAGCTTTGTGTGCTGGTGTGGTGGCAGTTGAAGCCAAAAGCAATGCAGTCAGCTGGGTCATATTGGACAAGTAATAGCAT AAAATTGAAGTTAGAGCTTAAGCATTGCATGGAAGAACTTCGTTGCAACATTGTAGTGATGAAGGGTTCCAAACCGAAAGTTCTCAGGTTAAATCTAGGATCTTCAGAGGAACTACAAACTCCTTTCTTTTCTGCCAATTCCTCTCCTGTTTTGGATAGTAGAGACTTACAGGATGAAAGAATGAAGCATTCTACTCCGGTGAGCAGTCCCGAGGATCAAAGAACATCCTATATCAGAACTTCGTTGCTGAATTCATTGACGGATCCAAACACATTCCTTCTATATGAACGGAATCCCCTGTATGAAGGGCTCGATAGAGAAACATTTTCACCGGTCCACAAGCAAAGTGGGCGTGATCATCCAGTAAATGACCTTCCCTCGTTTGGGGAAAGGATAATAACTCTTTCAACTGTTCCTAAATCtcaaaatcataatcataaaacaaTCCTTTGGATTCCGCAGAATGATATCATCTCTGATAACTATTCAGCTGTAGAAAACTGCAAAAGTACCTCACTTTCAGTCACTTCtagaaatgaaaataagaattttatcGGGTACAACAAAAACCTGAGTACCCAAAGAAGCAAGTTAAATCGAGACACTGACATGGACTATCTTAACTCCAGCATCAGAGAAGCAGTCTCTTTAGGTCGAACTTCCTCGATACCTCCTCCTCTATGTTCATTCTGTCAATGTAAAGCACCATCTTTTGGAAAGCCTCCGAAACTATTTCGCTATGAAGAGCTAGAAGAAGCAACAAATGGATTCTCAGACAGAAATTTTCTAGCAGAAGGTGGGTACGGACTGGTTCATAAAGGCGTTCTAAGGGATGGATTGGTTGTTGCAGTAAAAGAGCTGAAGTTTATTGGATCTCAAGCAGAAGCTGATTTTCGTAGAGAAGTTCGAGTATTGAGCTGTGCCCAGCACAGGAATGTTGTGCTGCTGGTTGGTTACTGCATTCAGGGGAACAGGAGACTATTTGTCTATGAGTTTATATGCAACAAGTCCTTGGACTTCCATTTGCATG GAACAAAAGAAACAGCTCTAGATTGGAGCTCACGTCTTAAGATAGCTATCGGGACAGCAAGAGGCTTACGTTACCTTCATGAAGATTGCAGAGTGGGATGCATAGTTCACCGGGATCTCAGACCAAAAAACATCCTCTTGACTCACGATTTTGAACCTTTG GTTGCTGATTTTGGGCTTGCACAATTATACAATGAATGGGAAGTTTCTGAAGATGATGAACATCTAATTAGAACTTCAag GTATCTTGCCCCAGAATACTCCAATGATGGGAAGGTCACGGAAAAagttgatgtatatgcttttgGCTTGGTGGTATTGGAGTTGATAACTGGTAGAAAAACCACTGACTTGCAATGCTACAGAGGTCAGCACCTTCTTCCAGGAAGCCTTTCCCCTATATCTGGAAAGGGACCATATCTTTCAGCTTTTAAAAATCAGCTGCTCGACTCCAACTTGACGTCATCTCAGCTTGAAAACTTCCCTTATGAACTACAGGCAATGAGTCATGCTGCTTATATGTGTCTACAGGAAGATCCTCATCTGCGACCTCCCATTTCAAAG GTACTTAAAATACTAGAAGGAGGCAGTGCCATTCTTGACTCAAATTCATTTGGCAGTAGAAGTGGTTATATTCAGGGACCAAATTCTAAAAACCATTCTGTATCAAAGAGACATTCTCGCAGGCTCTCTTACTAA
- the LOC101268568 gene encoding protein JINGUBANG-like: MVHSMPNMSSTAVMDDDDFDVRHSSFSAYDPNRLSEDGSPPMLSPWNQTCSPFTKSSWHNLDDNFPKNLPQNGLIGSLVREEGHIYSLAAKNDILYTGSDSKNIRVWKDMKEFSAFKSNSGLVKAIIIAGEKIFTGHQDGKVRVWKVRSKNPNNHKRAGSLPKLMDLFKASIKPSNYVEVKRNRTTLWIKHCDAISCLSMDHSEGLLYSASWDRTFKVWKVDKSKCLESVKAHDDAVNSVVASVDGIVYTGSADGTVKVWKRESNGKTVNHVFVQTLLNQECAVTALAVNKPGSVVYSGSSDGFLNFWEREKKKLTHGGVLKGHKLAVLCLAAAGNLVFSGSADKNIIVWKRDGPVHMCLSILTGHNGPVKCLAVEEDKESSSTGSQKKWVVYSGSLDKSVKVWSVTEMANNLHEMATMQQNGQEDNSWDSIPSVKYSSDGSSV; encoded by the exons ATGGTACACTCCATGCCCAACATGTCGTCAACTGCTGTGATGGACGACGATGATTTTGACGTCCGTCACAGCAGTTTCTCGGCTTATGACCCGAATCGCCTTAGCGAAGACGGGTCCCCTCCCATGTTGTCTCCATGGAACCAAACTTGTTCCCCTTTTACTAAATCCTCTTGGCATAACTTGGATgataattttccaaaaaatttgCCACAAAATGGACTCATTGGTTCCCTTGTTCGTGAAGAAGGACATATTTATTCTTTAGCTGCAAAGAATGATATTCTTTATACTGGATCCGATAGCAAAAACATACGTGTTTGGAAAGATATGAAGGAATTTTCAGCTTTTAAATCAAATAGCGGTCTTGTTAAAGCTATTATCATCGCCGGAGAGAAGATATTCACCGGTCATCAAGATGGAAAAGTTCGAGTTTGGAAGGTTCGATCCAAAAACCCTAACAACCATAAACGTGCTGGGAGTTTGCCAAAACTCATGGACCTTTTCAAGGCTTCCATTAAACCTAGCAACTACGTAGAG GTCAAACGTAATCGGACCACTCTTTGGATTAAGCATTGTGACGCAATTTCATGTTTAAGCATGGACCATAGTGAAGGCCTACTCTACTCAGCTTCATGGGATAGAACGTTTAAAGTATGGAAAGTTGATAAATCCAAATGTTTAGAGTCCGTTAAAGCTCATGACGATGCCGTTAACTCCGTCGTCGCTAGTGTAGACGGAATCGTCTACACCGGTTCGGCTGACGGAACCGTCAAAGTATGGAAAAGAGAATCTAACGGAAAAACCGTAAATCACGTTTTTGTTCAAACGTTACTTAACCAAGAATGCGCCGTTACGGCTCTAGCGGTTAATAAACCGGGTTCAGTGGTTTATTCCGGTTCATCagatgggtttttaaatttttgggaacgtgagaagaaaaaattaacacATGGTGGGGTACTTAAAGGGCATAAATTAGCGGTTCTTTGTTTAGCCGCTGCAGGAAATTTGGTTTTTAGCGGTTCAgctgataaaaatattattgtttggaAAAGGGACGGTCCGGTTCACATGTGTTTATCGATTTTAACCGGTCATAATGGACCGGTTAAATGCTTAGCGGTCGAAGAAGATAAAGAATCTTCCTCGACCGGAAGTCAAAAAAAATGGGTGGTTTATAGTGGGAGTCTTGATAAATCGGTTAAAGTTTGGAGTGTTACAGAAATGGCAAATAATTTGCATGAAATGGCCACTATGCAACAAAATGGCCAAGAGGATAATAGTTGGGATTCAATCCCATCCGTTAAATATTCATCCGACGGTTCGAGTGTGTGA